From a region of the Acidobacteriota bacterium genome:
- a CDS encoding glycosyltransferase family 25 protein, whose protein sequence is MNHDLPPIWVISLQRSTDRRAHIIQHLTEHNLSFEIIDAIDGRQLTSEQLARYDAGQAIQCLGRELTCGEIGCALSHLRLHQRMVDENLDEVLILEDDVVLKFGFFEVLRRRVLFPKDWELMLLSNTNGICSAWYHQPLFEHLAIVKFAGKVHSNAAYLLKQSGARKLLAAGYPIRVPSDNLTGGVVRTQVRVYGISPVCVTTLHPFDLSQSTMPETREFRPRNRTRLEDLGRVQLAWRRLGRWVRHQYYRYNPLAIV, encoded by the coding sequence ATGAACCATGACCTACCTCCAATTTGGGTGATCAGTTTACAGCGGTCAACTGACCGCCGGGCTCATATTATCCAGCACCTGACCGAACACAATCTGTCATTTGAAATCATTGATGCGATTGATGGTCGCCAGCTTACATCAGAGCAACTGGCCCGATATGATGCCGGGCAGGCCATCCAGTGCCTGGGACGGGAACTGACCTGCGGGGAAATTGGCTGTGCGTTGTCTCATCTCAGACTCCATCAGCGAATGGTGGATGAAAATCTCGACGAAGTTCTGATTTTAGAAGATGATGTGGTTTTAAAGTTCGGTTTTTTTGAAGTGTTGCGGCGCCGGGTGTTGTTTCCGAAAGATTGGGAGTTGATGTTACTGAGCAACACCAATGGAATTTGTTCCGCCTGGTATCACCAGCCATTGTTTGAACATTTGGCAATTGTGAAATTTGCCGGAAAGGTTCATAGCAATGCCGCCTATCTGCTCAAACAAAGTGGCGCCCGGAAATTACTGGCGGCTGGATATCCGATTCGGGTTCCATCTGACAACCTGACCGGCGGGGTTGTTCGGACACAGGTCAGGGTCTATGGGATATCGCCAGTTTGTGTTACCACCTTACATCCGTTTGATTTAAGTCAGAGCACCATGCCTGAAACCCGCGAGTTTCGCCCACGAAACCGGACCCGGCTTGAAGATCTAGGCCGAGTTCAACTGGCTTGGCGCCGGCTTGGCCGCTGGGTGCGCCACCAGTATTACCGTTACAACCCGCTGGCCATTGTTTGA
- a CDS encoding GH3 auxin-responsive promoter family protein has product MSSRLLKILSPFYQAYLHRQWSRFHWAACHPAEAQARRLHQLLYHNQLSAFGRQFRLAEIDSISAFQQRLPIADYETFSPWIDRIANGEPNVLTTAPVQMFERTSGSTTANKLIPYTQQLLAEFSNATDAWIFDLIRHFPRLKSLRSYWAISPVGKKKELTAGGIPIGFQDDSEYLLPFLRWAFAQASAVPASVSQISDITDWQLTTARHLLAAEDLGLISVWSPTFLTGLMRVISDNWSELLAELPVLRRKQLETAWNQSGTINGQTLWPYLHVISCWQDGASTQFLPMLKAFFPTLPIQGKGLLATEGVVSFPLCGHEGSVLAITSHFLEFLDLDHPNRKPILAHELRPGRQYSPLLTTGGGLYRYHLKDRVACVGMFAQTPLIRFEGKLDQTSDLCGEKLSARMVEQILVKIQTEFSVTIHFALLAPVQTDPPHYGLFLESTAQSEQLEALRLHLENWFGENAHYAYCRRLNQLGTVCIYPISNGWKQYQARLIAEGARLGDIKPTHLDRRWDWKKTFLE; this is encoded by the coding sequence ATGTCATCTCGCCTGCTCAAAATCCTATCACCATTCTATCAAGCCTATCTGCATCGGCAGTGGTCACGATTTCATTGGGCGGCTTGCCACCCGGCGGAGGCTCAAGCCAGACGACTTCACCAGTTGCTCTACCATAACCAGTTGAGTGCCTTTGGAAGACAGTTTCGGTTGGCCGAAATTGATTCGATTTCGGCATTTCAACAGCGACTTCCGATTGCCGACTATGAGACGTTCTCACCCTGGATTGATCGGATTGCGAACGGCGAGCCGAATGTGCTGACCACAGCACCCGTTCAGATGTTTGAGCGAACCAGCGGTTCGACCACGGCCAATAAACTGATTCCTTACACGCAACAGTTGCTGGCCGAATTTTCCAACGCCACCGATGCCTGGATTTTTGATTTGATTCGTCACTTTCCCCGGCTGAAATCCCTGCGAAGCTACTGGGCGATTTCACCCGTGGGAAAGAAAAAAGAACTGACGGCTGGCGGAATTCCAATTGGGTTTCAGGATGATAGCGAGTACCTGCTGCCCTTTCTGCGCTGGGCGTTTGCTCAGGCGAGTGCCGTACCGGCTTCGGTATCCCAGATTTCTGACATTACTGACTGGCAACTGACCACAGCCCGGCATCTGCTTGCGGCTGAGGATCTTGGACTGATTTCGGTCTGGAGCCCAACGTTTCTGACCGGGTTAATGCGTGTGATTTCTGACAACTGGTCGGAACTTTTGGCCGAACTCCCGGTTTTGCGCCGAAAACAACTGGAAACGGCCTGGAATCAATCCGGTACGATCAATGGACAAACGCTCTGGCCATATCTGCACGTCATTTCCTGCTGGCAGGATGGGGCATCAACCCAGTTTCTGCCGATGTTGAAAGCGTTTTTCCCAACCCTTCCGATTCAGGGCAAAGGCTTGCTGGCCACCGAAGGCGTCGTTTCGTTTCCACTGTGTGGACACGAGGGTTCTGTTTTGGCCATCACCAGTCATTTTCTGGAGTTTCTTGATCTCGACCACCCGAACCGAAAACCGATTCTGGCGCACGAACTTCGTCCCGGCAGACAGTATTCACCGTTGCTCACCACTGGCGGCGGATTGTATCGCTATCATTTAAAAGACCGGGTGGCCTGTGTCGGAATGTTTGCGCAAACACCGCTCATTCGATTTGAAGGCAAGCTCGATCAAACCAGCGACCTGTGCGGCGAAAAATTAAGCGCCAGGATGGTCGAGCAAATCCTGGTGAAGATACAAACTGAATTCTCGGTGACGATTCACTTTGCGTTGCTGGCACCAGTTCAAACCGATCCGCCGCATTATGGTCTGTTTCTGGAATCAACGGCACAATCCGAACAGCTTGAAGCTCTCCGATTACACCTTGAAAACTGGTTCGGAGAAAATGCCCATTATGCCTATTGCCGACGACTGAACCAGCTTGGTACAGTTTGTATCTATCCAATTTCCAACGGCTGGAAACAGTATCAGGCGCGATTGATTGCTGAAGGCGCTCGCCTCGGTGATATCAAACCAACCCATCTGGACCGGCGCTGGGACTGGAAGAAAACCTTTTTAGAATGA
- a CDS encoding GNAT family N-acetyltransferase: MMDLTQFAPVLLESDMAYFKLGARCTPLRGAWLARVPGLEHLAAGCILVDLDFQQIESDRENWLNEVTQILSTLNCPRIRFYVYDTSPDFRSALELQGLQSRCEIGFLGRPHASRPDCSVTLRPVETDAEWKAKPQLYHGVTGPTFGYQGPADDWVELERRKSSVGPMKTFVIQSDQTMCGSVSTIEVGTFLRIKSLFLRPEWQGKGIGLQVMNLMGHLAYQLEKDAFGIFAVAGSAAEKLYTRAGLLPLTQQHEWNKPLPRQESQMPSLEF, from the coding sequence ATGATGGATTTGACCCAGTTTGCCCCAGTGTTGCTCGAAAGTGATATGGCTTATTTCAAACTTGGTGCCCGATGCACTCCATTGCGCGGGGCCTGGCTGGCTCGCGTTCCTGGTCTGGAGCACCTGGCGGCTGGCTGCATTCTGGTTGATTTGGATTTCCAGCAGATTGAATCAGATCGGGAAAACTGGCTTAACGAGGTTACCCAGATTCTCTCGACTCTGAACTGCCCACGCATCCGGTTTTATGTGTACGACACTTCTCCAGATTTTCGGTCGGCACTTGAACTCCAGGGCTTGCAGTCGCGGTGTGAAATTGGATTTTTAGGGAGGCCACATGCTTCCAGGCCAGATTGCTCGGTGACTTTGCGCCCGGTGGAAACAGATGCCGAATGGAAAGCCAAGCCGCAGCTTTATCACGGCGTAACCGGGCCTACGTTTGGCTATCAAGGGCCGGCGGATGACTGGGTTGAACTCGAACGCCGGAAAAGCAGCGTCGGACCAATGAAAACCTTTGTGATTCAGTCAGATCAAACCATGTGCGGTTCGGTTTCGACGATTGAAGTGGGGACTTTTCTGCGCATCAAGAGCTTGTTTTTGCGCCCTGAGTGGCAGGGAAAAGGCATTGGACTGCAGGTGATGAATCTGATGGGCCATCTGGCGTATCAACTGGAGAAAGACGCCTTCGGGATTTTTGCCGTGGCTGGTTCAGCGGCTGAAAAACTATACACCAGAGCCGGTTTGCTGCCGTTGACTCAGCAACACGAATGGAATAAGCCACTTCCCAGGCAAGAATCGCAAATGCCATCTCTGGAGTTTTGA
- a CDS encoding phytanoyl-CoA dioxygenase family protein, which translates to MPSPSAHEFPRLTAEQCSEFQRCGLIHVKNVFTEDEVAVWRAECQRLLAIPGLIDESNLRTRFRELSTGGKGLGRMDPVCDISPVFAALAQDERVVHIASTLLGEPALMFKNKLLIKMPNMVGYRLHQDYTYWQMEIPADHLLTLQIPIDPMAGLGSPLEIFPGTHDQLLQPPGVIVDPTEDQILLEDAELLESYPGDVVAFHSLLVHRSRNNQLSHPLFVLYFSYCAGRYGDCSEAYYELSRKFVRTTLPPELREQSYFR; encoded by the coding sequence ATGCCTTCACCTTCCGCCCATGAGTTCCCTCGACTTACCGCCGAACAGTGCTCCGAATTCCAGCGCTGTGGGCTGATTCACGTGAAAAATGTCTTTACCGAGGACGAAGTTGCCGTCTGGCGGGCAGAATGCCAGCGACTGCTGGCGATTCCAGGGTTGATTGATGAATCCAATCTGCGCACGCGGTTTCGTGAGTTGAGTACTGGTGGAAAAGGGCTGGGGCGAATGGACCCAGTCTGCGATATTTCTCCAGTTTTTGCTGCTTTAGCCCAGGACGAACGGGTTGTGCACATCGCTTCAACGCTGCTGGGAGAACCCGCCCTGATGTTTAAAAACAAGTTGCTCATCAAGATGCCGAATATGGTCGGGTATCGGCTGCATCAGGATTACACCTACTGGCAAATGGAAATTCCAGCCGACCATCTGTTGACCCTGCAAATCCCGATTGACCCAATGGCTGGCCTGGGAAGCCCACTTGAAATTTTCCCAGGTACCCACGACCAGCTTTTGCAACCACCCGGTGTGATCGTTGACCCAACCGAAGATCAGATTTTACTCGAAGATGCTGAACTGCTGGAATCTTACCCCGGCGATGTGGTGGCATTTCATTCACTTCTGGTTCACCGCAGCCGAAACAATCAGTTGTCCCACCCGCTATTTGTCCTGTATTTCTCATATTGTGCTGGTCGGTACGGAGATTGTTCCGAAGCCTACTATGAACTGAGTCGCAAGTTTGTGCGGACGACGCTTCCGCCTGAACTCCGCGAGCAGTCTTATTTTCGATAA
- a CDS encoding Nramp family divalent metal transporter, translating to MNQSPASLPEDRQLPQAPSFFSRAVFGPTAVFTALAIGSGELLFWPGLSLPNGAGVIWIAFVGIAIQYLINIENGRYALATGESVAVGASHVWKGWSWVLLLSSTIPWLWPGWARAGSQMLAGAFGVPEKPLSIASLLLCGILLAAPANVYRFIEKLQSILLTFILVGVAVLAMLVVWNGPPTASFWTALATGKGIGLLLEKANQAKSTDFLVLVSGFVFAGAGGILNLSYGMMLCEKQFGMGKYSQPLAGLRQSVGLTREDTRVIKRIVSDAESESRWKQWIRLSRSEHALLFVGGNTFSIVFLSLIFFCLLGPQSSTQGTSFLQLATTRLHDTLGLSASLLFVSVGYAIFFTSEIGLIDVTSRISAGITSSLLGAERFSAGKLYHIFVWSEIVIGTILILVDTRQPFWFLITSAILNTLVMALYTVLIVILNRKMLPAFARAHPVIDWAMISAAFIYLCCFILTLVRLV from the coding sequence ATGAATCAATCTCCTGCTTCGCTCCCTGAAGACCGGCAATTGCCGCAAGCCCCATCTTTTTTCAGCCGGGCGGTCTTTGGTCCGACCGCGGTTTTTACAGCACTGGCCATCGGATCCGGAGAACTGTTGTTCTGGCCAGGATTGTCACTGCCAAACGGGGCCGGTGTGATCTGGATTGCGTTTGTGGGCATTGCCATCCAGTACTTGATCAATATCGAAAATGGCCGGTATGCCCTGGCAACGGGTGAATCGGTTGCCGTTGGCGCCTCGCACGTGTGGAAAGGCTGGAGCTGGGTGCTGCTCTTGAGTTCAACTATTCCGTGGCTCTGGCCTGGTTGGGCACGGGCTGGCTCTCAAATGCTGGCCGGAGCGTTTGGGGTGCCGGAAAAACCGCTTTCGATTGCCTCGCTTCTCTTGTGTGGCATCTTGCTGGCAGCACCAGCGAATGTGTACCGGTTTATTGAAAAGCTCCAGTCCATCCTGCTCACGTTTATTTTGGTTGGAGTCGCAGTCCTGGCGATGCTTGTGGTTTGGAATGGACCTCCGACGGCTTCTTTTTGGACAGCGTTGGCGACCGGGAAGGGGATTGGCCTGCTGCTTGAAAAAGCCAATCAGGCAAAATCAACCGATTTTCTGGTCCTGGTCAGTGGGTTTGTTTTTGCCGGTGCTGGCGGTATCCTCAATCTGTCCTATGGGATGATGCTGTGTGAAAAGCAATTTGGGATGGGAAAATACTCACAACCGCTAGCAGGTCTCCGACAATCAGTCGGGTTGACCCGTGAAGATACCCGGGTCATCAAGCGGATTGTATCTGATGCCGAATCCGAAAGCCGCTGGAAGCAATGGATTCGTTTGTCACGTTCAGAGCATGCGCTTCTATTTGTCGGGGGGAACACTTTCAGCATTGTTTTTCTCTCGCTGATTTTCTTCTGCTTGCTGGGACCGCAAAGTTCGACCCAGGGAACTTCATTTTTGCAACTGGCAACCACCCGGCTTCATGACACGCTGGGTCTGAGCGCTTCACTTTTATTTGTGAGCGTCGGATATGCGATCTTTTTCACGTCTGAAATCGGACTGATTGACGTGACATCACGGATTTCGGCAGGTATCACCAGCTCTTTGCTTGGAGCCGAGCGATTTTCAGCCGGCAAGCTCTATCACATTTTTGTCTGGTCAGAAATTGTGATTGGAACAATCCTGATTTTGGTGGACACCCGGCAGCCGTTCTGGTTTTTGATTACCAGCGCCATTCTCAACACTCTGGTCATGGCGCTGTACACTGTCCTGATTGTGATTTTGAATCGAAAAATGCTCCCAGCCTTTGCCCGGGCCCATCCAGTGATTGATTGGGCCATGATCAGTGCCGCCTTTATTTATTTATGCTGCTTTATTTTGACACTTGTACGGCTGGTCTGA
- a CDS encoding glycosyltransferase family 25 protein, which produces MNNQLPPIWVISLQRSTDRRARITRHLTEHKLSFEIIDAIDGRQLTSEQLAQYDARQAVRNLGRELVPAEIACALSHLSIYQRMVDQKLDEVLILEDDAVLQYGFFDVLRHRSNFPKDWELVLLCHNRAIDSVWYHHPLVEHFKVVRFARRVMSSAGYLLKQSTARKLLTAGYPVCVPSDFLTGGRVRVGIKIYGIWPSCVATLHRDDVSYSTMPEVRFYRTGTRDHLKAAGYFSILWLRIKHRLRRLYYRYNPLGVV; this is translated from the coding sequence ATGAACAACCAGTTACCTCCAATTTGGGTGATCAGTTTACAACGGTCAACCGACCGTCGGGCTCGTATCACCCGCCATCTGACCGAACATAAGTTGTCATTTGAAATCATTGATGCCATTGATGGTCGTCAGCTTACATCAGAGCAACTCGCCCAATATGATGCCCGACAGGCGGTCCGGAATTTAGGTCGGGAACTGGTCCCGGCTGAAATTGCCTGTGCGCTGTCACATCTTTCAATCTATCAGCGGATGGTGGACCAGAAGCTGGATGAAGTGCTGATTTTGGAAGATGATGCGGTTTTGCAGTACGGTTTTTTTGATGTCCTCAGACACCGGTCGAATTTTCCAAAAGACTGGGAATTGGTGCTGCTGTGTCATAACCGGGCGATAGATTCGGTCTGGTATCATCACCCGCTGGTTGAACATTTTAAGGTGGTGCGGTTTGCCAGAAGGGTGATGAGTTCTGCCGGGTATCTGCTCAAGCAAAGTACTGCCCGTAAATTACTGACCGCTGGATATCCGGTTTGTGTCCCTTCCGACTTTTTAACTGGTGGTAGAGTACGAGTCGGGATAAAAATCTATGGTATCTGGCCATCCTGCGTCGCGACACTTCATCGTGACGATGTTTCCTACAGCACCATGCCCGAAGTCAGATTCTACCGAACTGGGACTCGTGATCACCTGAAAGCCGCAGGGTATTTTTCGATTCTTTGGTTGCGGATCAAACATCGCCTGCGCCGATTGTATTACCGATATAACCCACTGGGTGTTGTCTAA